The genome window ACTCTTTATTTGCCTGCTTATGTTTATAATAATGCAGCTATACTTAATACGAATTCATCTTATGACCTTAGACAGGGATTTTCTGAAATTTTTAAGTATGCCCTATTAGGGTCCCACAAGTTATTAATTTTGCTTAAAGAATACAATAGAACACCCGACAACGACAAGTTGCTTGAAATAATAAAGGAAACCATAAAAGTCAGGATGATGATTCGCAAGAAAGACCCCCTGGCAAGTAATTTCGGACATACTTTCGGCCATGCTTTTGAGAAATATTCTGATTTTGCAGTAGGGCATGGGGATGCCATAGCTGTTGGAATTGCCATGGCTTTGGAGCTTAGTGTTATTAAAAAAATAATTTCTGAAAAATTGAAAAATGAAATATTTAGCTTGATGCGCGAATTAAAGCTTAACAATAAAGTGGAAAAAGGTATTGATCCTGAAAAAATAACCGAAATTATGCTTAAAGATAAAAAATCATCCAATACTGCTATTAGATTGGTACTGATTGAGGATATTGCCAAGCCGTTTGAAACCTCCGGCAGTCCTTTTTATTCGGTTAATCCAACATATATGCAAAATTTTTTGTCTGAAATTTTGCATAACGAAATGTATTTTCAAAAAAATCATTGGGCTGAATTACGCAAAGGTATTTGACGAATGAGATTTAAAGACAAGATTTTTGTTGTTACCGGAGGCGGAACAGGTATCGGCAGTTGTATTGCAAAAGATTTGTGTGCTGAAGGTGGTATAGTAAATATTCTTGGGAGACGCTCCCGGGAACTGGAAAAGATAAAAAATCAAACAGCCGGCAAAACTGTATGCCAAGGTAAAATAATACCTTATACTTGTGATATATCATCTGCAGAACAGGTTAATAAAATTTTCGACGCTATTCTCAAAACAACAGGTCCTGTTAATGGTTTGGTTAATAATGCCGGAGTCAATCCTTCCCGTACTGATATTATTAACACAGATGTAACAGCCTGGAAGAATACGCTGGATATTAATTTAAGTGGAGCTTTTAATTGTTCAAAAGCCGCTGTAAAACAAATGCTGTTGAGTGGAATGGGCAGTATTGTAAACATATCTTCAATAGCAGGGATCAGCGCAATGCAAAACAGAACCGCTTATTCAGCAAGTAAAGCCGGTTTAATAGGCTTTGCCAGGGCAATGGCTATTGATTTTGCAAAAAATCAAATCAGGGTGAATTGTGTGTGCCCCGGATATATTGAAACTAATCTTGTCAGAGAATATCTGAAAAGTTTAAATAAAGAGGAATTCGACAGCCTTGTAAATGCTCACCCATTAAAAAGGTTAGGCTCTGCAAAAGATATTTCACAAGCAGTTTTATTTTTGTTATCCAGTGCTGCGAATTGGATTACAGGCGCTGTATTACCTGTTGATGGCGGCTACAGCATGGGCAAGGAGTGTTGAATTAATGATAAAAACCGCTATTATTTTAGCTGCCGGCATAGGCGTACGTTTGCGTCCATTGACTCTTGATACTCCAAAATGCCTGATTGCGATTGATGATAAATCTATCCTTGATTATCAATTGAAACTTTTGATCAAGATGGGGATTACAAATATTATAATTGTTACCGGTTACTTAAGTGATAAAATTGCAGATCATATAAAAAATCATCATTATGATAACAAGGTTAATATTCATATAGTATTTAATGATCGATATAAAGAGACCGGCAGTTGTTATTCTTTGCTGCTATGCAGAGAACTGATCAGGGGTAAGGGTTATATCCATATAAATTCCGATTCTTATTTTTCGATTGCGGCGCTGAAAAATCTTTTGGCAAGTAAGCAGCCGAATGTAATGCTTACATCTTTGCCTCTGATTCAGGACGAAGATATTGTTCGCTTTGAGTGTAACCATGACCGGAAAATTACAAAAATAGGAAGACCATGGTATATCCCTGAACCGGCAGGTTATCTGGTTGGGCCGGTAAAATTTTCTTCACAAGGAGCGGCGATTTTTTTAGATATAATAGAAAAACGGATCGAAAAAGAGATTATGAATGACACATGTTATCTTTTTTTAAATGAAGTAATTGATAAGATTAACCTGTTCAGTCTTGATGTAGGTAGTGAGAAGTGGTTTGAAATAGATACCCTTGATGATCTGGAAAGAGCAAAAAAAATACTGGTATAGATTAAAAAAATGGAAAATTCAACATCCGAAACAAAGCAGTCTCAAATATTTAATAATTTTAAAAACAAGGTTCCGAAAAGAAAAAATCTGTTTGAAGCATTTTATAATTTTTTAGCTTCCCTGGTGACGCCCCTCTTTCTCAACACTTCCTGGACACCGAATCAAATAACTATTATTTCAGGAGTTTTCGGTATAGCAGGAGCTGCGTTGCTGATTTTTCAAGGCCATTTTTTTTTAATTACGGCTGGAATATGCATCCAGATTTTTACTATTTTGGATCTTGTTGACGGTAATATTGCCAGAGCTAAAAAGATGCAATCTGATTTTGGAGCATGGCTGGATGCTTTTTTTGACAAGCTTAATGACTTTCTCATAATCACAGGTTTAACTATTGGAGCTTATCGTTCAGTCGGCAGTATTCACGTTTTAATTTTAGGAATGTGCCTGATGGGGTTTGTGTTTTATATTCAGTATATTATGACATGGAGTAAGATGCAGATAATTTGTGCGGAAATTGCCGAAAAGAGTAATCCGGGATCTGCGCAACAGCATCGTAAAATGAATGATTCCGCGGCAATAGTATCTGCGTTAAAATTTATTTTTCAGCATGCAAAGCTTGGGCATTGTGCGTTTCTTTTTTTGGTTTCTTTTTTTGCGTTTTGCAATTCTTTATATTTAGGCCTCTGTTTTCTGGTTATCCATGCATTTATAACTCTGACTGCTTTAGTTACGCTTAATTTTTTACGATTGAGGAGGCAATAGGGATACTGTGAATCGTAAACCATTACGAATTTTGGACATCTTTCATATCACTGCAAAAGTACTTTACACTTTTTTTAAAAAATAAACCTATCTGTGTTTATCTGTGTGCATCTGTGTTCTATTGTTCTTTTAAAAGTATCAACGACAAATGAAGGATGCCGAATTTTGGGGCTTGGTTCTAATTTCGGCCATACACTGAGCTATAATAAAATTTGAAAACCTCTGGAACTCGCTACGCTCAAACAGCCAGAAATTTTCAAATTTCACCATAGCTCAGCTTTGATATCTGATGGCCGATGTTATGACCAACCCCGAATTTTGTAATAATTGAAGCGCATGTTGAATATCATAAAAAAAAACAGGATATTATATTTTTTATATCCTTTTGTTGCCCGATACAAATATATAGTTGTGATGATATTGATTACCACTGTTGTATCGGCATTCCTGGAAGGATTATCAATCGGGCTCCTTGTCCCTTTCCTCAGGTCTTTATCAGGAATCAGCGCCGAAACGTATGATTCTTCATTGATGTCATATGTTAATACTTTTTTTTTAAAATTTCCTGAACACGACAGAATACTTTATATTTCCGCCTTTATTTTTTTGGCGATAATTTTAAAAAATGGAATTTACTATATATCAAAGATTTTTATTGCATATTTAAATACAAAATTAGCCTTTGATATACGCAGCAAACTTCTTTCATTATTTATCAATGTACGTCTTTCTTTTTTTATGCAGCATAAGGCAGCCGATCTTACTGATCGTATAAATCTGCAAGTACATTATTGTGGCACTGCTGTACAGAATATACTCCTTCTTATTTCATCTGCCATAGTCACTCTCGCGTATATCTTTTTAATGATATTTATCTCCTTCTACATAACCTTGATCGCCAGCGCCGTGATTTTTGGAATTTTTGTTTTTCTTCGTTATCTTACCTCATCGGTCAGGCGTTATGGAACCCAGTCAGCGGATTCAATCGGCGCGATGTCTGCAAGGATCGGGGAGATGATAATGGGTATCGCCACAGTAAAAATGTTCGGCCGCGAAAAACATGAAACAAACCGCGCAAGCGAACTTCTTGCTATCATACGGGACAGTCAGTATAAATCTTTAAATTGGGAAGCCACTATACAACCTTTAAGCGAAATTTTTATTACAGCCACTATATTGATTTTAATTATTGCATCGATTTTTTTTATTAGCCAACCGCCTGATTTTGCACTGTTGATTACTTTCCTGTTTCTTCTTTCACGGCTTAATTCAAAAGCTTCAATTATAAGTTCATTATTCGCCAAGACAAGGAGTCAGTTGGGATATGTGGATCGTGTTATAAGTATTTATCAGGATATGAAAAGCCAAATATTCAATAATGGAACTTATGAAATTAAAAAAATAGATGACAGTATTTTTTTAAATAATATAACTTTTTATTATCCGGGTTCACACCAAGCTGTCTTTGAAAAGAGTACCCTTAAAGTGCGGAAGGGTGAAAAAATTGCTATTATCGGCCCATCCGGTTCAGGAAAGTCAACTATGATCAATCTTCTATTAAGATTTTATGATCCTGATAAGGGTTCTGTTTTTATAGACGGAAAGAATCTGACTGATTTAGAGATAGCTTCTTACCGGCGCAGGATAGCAATTGTAAGCCAGGATATATTTTTATTTCATGATACTGTCAGGAATAATATTGCCTATGGCGCAGACAATACAAGTAATGAAGATATAGTTGTGGCTTGCAAACAGGCCTTTGCTCATGATTTTATCATTTCCCTTGAACATGGGTATGATACAGTTATTGCCGACCGCGGGATGAAACTATCCGGCGGACAAAAGCAGAGAATAGCCATAGCAAGAGCAATTTTAAAAGACCCCGATATTCTGATTCTGGATGAAGCGACCAGCGGGCTGGATAAACAGACTGAGATCCAGGTTCAAGAATCGCTGGAAAAGCTTGCTATAGATCGAACTGTAATTATAATTACACACCGTTTAAAGGCGCTTAAAAAAGTAGATAAAGTTTACGAGATAAAAGATGGTAAATTTATTTTAAAAGGATAAAAAGTGAAAAATTTCTTTATTGAATCAGATTATAATCACGAAGAAGTTGATCGTCAATGCATTGAAATATATAATATTCTTCATGAAGCATACCAAAGATGTCAAACTTATGGCGGGCCGTATTTGAATTTGGCGGGCCTTTTTTTTCATGAACTGATTTTCATTTTTTCATCAGCTCTGTTCAGAAACAGGTTTTATAAGAAGGATTGGGATGGTCAAGCGTATGTAAAGAGTGATTTTGATATTTTAGAAAATCCATATTTTGGTTATAGAAAGCATAAAAAATTGACCCTGGATTCATTTAAAGTCAGGTATCGGAAAAAAATTTTAACCAAGTTAAGCCTGTTAACCGGAAAACCGGATTGGACGATAGGCTTTTTAAACCCAAGTTTAAATTTTAAAAAATTTTGTGTTAGAGTGTTATGTAATAGAATATCAATTCTGTTCCCTGAGAATATTTTAATAGATCTTCCAAATATAGAAAAACAAAAAAAAATAATAGAAGATACTATTGCCGATTTATATAATGATTTCAATATATGCGGGAATCAGGATAAAATTATTTCAAGGATGAATAAGACTCTTGAAAAAATTATCAGCCCCAACGTTCCCAAACCGGATTATTCATTATTATTGACCGGTACTTTAGGGAAATTGAACATGAAAATTTTAGCTGCAAATGCCCTTTCAAAAGATATCCCGGTAGTATGTATGGCGCATGGCAATGAATGCGGCACGGCAGATCATCCAAATGTCG of Desulfosarcina sp. BuS5 contains these proteins:
- a CDS encoding CDP-alcohol phosphatidyltransferase family protein, translating into MENSTSETKQSQIFNNFKNKVPKRKNLFEAFYNFLASLVTPLFLNTSWTPNQITIISGVFGIAGAALLIFQGHFFLITAGICIQIFTILDLVDGNIARAKKMQSDFGAWLDAFFDKLNDFLIITGLTIGAYRSVGSIHVLILGMCLMGFVFYIQYIMTWSKMQIICAEIAEKSNPGSAQQHRKMNDSAAIVSALKFIFQHAKLGHCAFLFLVSFFAFCNSLYLGLCFLVIHAFITLTALVTLNFLRLRRQ
- a CDS encoding phosphocholine cytidylyltransferase family protein, which gives rise to MIKTAIILAAGIGVRLRPLTLDTPKCLIAIDDKSILDYQLKLLIKMGITNIIIVTGYLSDKIADHIKNHHYDNKVNIHIVFNDRYKETGSCYSLLLCRELIRGKGYIHINSDSYFSIAALKNLLASKQPNVMLTSLPLIQDEDIVRFECNHDRKITKIGRPWYIPEPAGYLVGPVKFSSQGAAIFLDIIEKRIEKEIMNDTCYLFLNEVIDKINLFSLDVGSEKWFEIDTLDDLERAKKILV
- a CDS encoding ABC transporter ATP-binding protein, giving the protein MLNIIKKNRILYFLYPFVARYKYIVVMILITTVVSAFLEGLSIGLLVPFLRSLSGISAETYDSSLMSYVNTFFLKFPEHDRILYISAFIFLAIILKNGIYYISKIFIAYLNTKLAFDIRSKLLSLFINVRLSFFMQHKAADLTDRINLQVHYCGTAVQNILLLISSAIVTLAYIFLMIFISFYITLIASAVIFGIFVFLRYLTSSVRRYGTQSADSIGAMSARIGEMIMGIATVKMFGREKHETNRASELLAIIRDSQYKSLNWEATIQPLSEIFITATILILIIASIFFISQPPDFALLITFLFLLSRLNSKASIISSLFAKTRSQLGYVDRVISIYQDMKSQIFNNGTYEIKKIDDSIFLNNITFYYPGSHQAVFEKSTLKVRKGEKIAIIGPSGSGKSTMINLLLRFYDPDKGSVFIDGKNLTDLEIASYRRRIAIVSQDIFLFHDTVRNNIAYGADNTSNEDIVVACKQAFAHDFIISLEHGYDTVIADRGMKLSGGQKQRIAIARAILKDPDILILDEATSGLDKQTEIQVQESLEKLAIDRTVIIITHRLKALKKVDKVYEIKDGKFILKG
- a CDS encoding SDR family NAD(P)-dependent oxidoreductase, producing MRFKDKIFVVTGGGTGIGSCIAKDLCAEGGIVNILGRRSRELEKIKNQTAGKTVCQGKIIPYTCDISSAEQVNKIFDAILKTTGPVNGLVNNAGVNPSRTDIINTDVTAWKNTLDINLSGAFNCSKAAVKQMLLSGMGSIVNISSIAGISAMQNRTAYSASKAGLIGFARAMAIDFAKNQIRVNCVCPGYIETNLVREYLKSLNKEEFDSLVNAHPLKRLGSAKDISQAVLFLLSSAANWITGAVLPVDGGYSMGKEC
- a CDS encoding 3-dehydroquinate synthase: MIIREAITEKQSVVFYLDNSPDCSGLEQIDVSGYQKCIVICDEYLEKTWWPILREKLEKRINISHVEYLSASESSKSLESYVKLVDILAKFQCSRDDLIVAVGGGTILDVAAFLASTYMRGIAMLMLPTTLIGQADASTAGKTCLNAGYSKNLLGTLYLPAYVYNNAAILNTNSSYDLRQGFSEIFKYALLGSHKLLILLKEYNRTPDNDKLLEIIKETIKVRMMIRKKDPLASNFGHTFGHAFEKYSDFAVGHGDAIAVGIAMALELSVIKKIISEKLKNEIFSLMRELKLNNKVEKGIDPEKITEIMLKDKKSSNTAIRLVLIEDIAKPFETSGSPFYSVNPTYMQNFLSEILHNEMYFQKNHWAELRKGI